The genomic segment TGCAATATATAAATAATCTATTTCCTTAAATAGGTCAACTATTTCGTCTATAATAATTTCATTATCTACAACCCATACAATGTGAGTTATACCATCTTCGGCTACGAAATTATATATAGGTTTTCTTTTACTTTCATTCTGAATCCAAGCATCTATTATTTCTGATGCAATTTGATCTTCCTTGTATGTTAAGAAAATTGGCCCAGTATTTGCATCACAATAATCAACATGATTAATTCTATCTTGTTCCTTATCCGCCCTCGTAAACTCGTGTTTTTTAATTATATTATTCATATAATCATCTATGGATGCACAGAATACAATTCCTGTTTGAGATCTTCCATTCATTATTTGCCTATATATGTATAAACAAGGTTCCTGATCTTGAATAAATTCTCCATCTCTTATCATTCTATCAAGATTTTCTTTAGCCTTTGCATATACTTTAGGATCATGTACATCTATTTCTGGATCTAAATCTATTTCTGGTCTATCAACGTGGAGAAATGAGTGTGGATTTCCAACCACCATTTCTCTTGCTTCATCACTACTCATTACATCATATGGTAAAGCTGCTATTTTTGAAGCTAATTCCTTAACTGGTCTAATTCCTCTAAAAGCTTTAACTATCGCCATCAAAAATTCCTCCTAAATTATAGATTAAAGAATTCCTTTATTACTGAAACTACTTCTTCACCTATTCTTGTTTGAGCTTCTTTAGTTGCAGCTCCAATATGTGGGGTAGCACTAACTTTTGGATGGTTAATTAATTCTTCATTCTTAGTTGGTTCCTCTTCAAATACATCAATACCAGCTCCAGCAATTTCACCTTTATTAAGTGCTTCTATTAATGCTGCTTCATCAACAACCTTACCTCTAGCACAATTAATAAGATATGCTGTATTCTTCATTAATTCCAATTCTTTTTTTCCTATTAGTGAACCAGCCGCTTTATCATAAGGTACATGAAGTGAAATAAAATCTGAAACCTTTAATACTTCTTCTAAAGATACAAAATCATAATCTAAATCATCATGTTTTCCTTCAATTGTATAATATACAACCTTCATACCTAAAGCAGTTGCCTTTTTAGCTAAAGATTGGCCTATTCTTCCCATTCCAACGATTCCAAGTGTTTTACCCGCAATTTCAGTTCCTTCATATTTCTTTTTATTCCATTCACCATTTCTCATAGTGTAGTTAGATATCGCAATAAATCTTGCAAGTGCAAACATATGACCAATTGCAAGTTCTGCAACTGAATCTGAGCTTGCTGATGGAGTATTTCTTACTGTTACTCCTTTTCCTTCTGCAGCAGGAATATCTATGTTATCTATTCCAACACCAGCTCTAATAGCCAATTTTAAATTTCCGCCTGCTTCTGCTTCAAATACATCAGCTGTAAGCTTAGTAGCTGATCTAATAACAACTGCATCAAATTCCTTTAATTTCGCCCCCAATATATCTTGGTTAAAGTGTTCATTGACAACTTCTACTCCCAATCCATTCAATGCCTCAATTGACGCATTTTCTAATCCGTCGTTTGTTAATACTTTGATCATGTTTAAAATCCCCCTTAATTTAAATACGCTTATTGCTAATATTTCTAATAAAATTTATAAGCTTCAAACAATAACTAATTGTTATATCATAGTTATTAACTACTAATATTATTAGTCAGATAAATTATCCGCCTTTTCATAATAGCTAACATAAATTCACACAATTAATTATAATTCCACTACTAAAGTGCCATAAACAATATCCAATTCCCATATCCTATTAAACTTATCTGAATTGTAGAGCTAAAAAAATTGCATAGACTTAAATTCCTTATATTTCTATATAATTCTAAGCTTCTGCACCATATAAATTACTCTATAATAAACTTTAAATTTTATCTTTGGACTTGGAATATTTATTTCACTTCTTAAATCCT from the Clostridium beijerinckii genome contains:
- a CDS encoding DUF1015 domain-containing protein, with the protein product MAIVKAFRGIRPVKELASKIAALPYDVMSSDEAREMVVGNPHSFLHVDRPEIDLDPEIDVHDPKVYAKAKENLDRMIRDGEFIQDQEPCLYIYRQIMNGRSQTGIVFCASIDDYMNNIIKKHEFTRADKEQDRINHVDYCDANTGPIFLTYKEDQIASEIIDAWIQNESKRKPIYNFVAEDGITHIVWVVDNEIIIDEIVDLFKEIDYLYIADGHHRSASAVKVGLKRRAENPNYTGEEEFNYFLAVAFPDNDLMVMDYNRVVKDLNGMTKEELITKLEKSFIVTKSENNVPVKPAKKHTFGMDVEGEWYLLEAKDGTFDENNPIAQLDVAILQSNVLTPILGIEDVRTSDRIDFIGGIRGIKELEKRVNSDMKIAFSMYPTEVHDIMDVADIGEVMPPKSTWFEPKLRSGLFIHELK
- a CDS encoding D-2-hydroxyacid dehydrogenase, coding for MIKVLTNDGLENASIEALNGLGVEVVNEHFNQDILGAKLKEFDAVVIRSATKLTADVFEAEAGGNLKLAIRAGVGIDNIDIPAAEGKGVTVRNTPSASSDSVAELAIGHMFALARFIAISNYTMRNGEWNKKKYEGTEIAGKTLGIVGMGRIGQSLAKKATALGMKVVYYTIEGKHDDLDYDFVSLEEVLKVSDFISLHVPYDKAAGSLIGKKELELMKNTAYLINCARGKVVDEAALIEALNKGEIAGAGIDVFEEEPTKNEELINHPKVSATPHIGAATKEAQTRIGEEVVSVIKEFFNL